A window of Acinonyx jubatus isolate Ajub_Pintada_27869175 chromosome B2, VMU_Ajub_asm_v1.0, whole genome shotgun sequence genomic DNA:
ATTTGAAGACTATAGGCTTAGATGGTGTGGGATTCTTTAATGGAAGGGCAGGTTTGAGGCTCTGGTACAGTGAGGGCTTAAGGATCTAAGAACCTCCGCGTTCTAATAGTGGCAAGATAGTCACTTGTAGAAAGCCAAAGGATGCAGGGGATGGGAATCTCCGTGTTAACTGTTCTGGCTTCCCCATAAGTTCACATCTGGACCCACCCTGGCCTCCACGAGTCCTTCCAGCCTCCCTAAAGTTGAGTGAGGTAGGGGGTGCGGGCGAGGCGGGCGTCGAAGtcagtttcttctctcttccttctttcctcagtttccccagaggaagagaaagggacgAGTCGAGACCCAAGGTATTTTACGAGTCTCACTTCGTCTGCCAGCCCTCACAGCGGCAATCTGCACAGATTCTTCTCACggccccccacccctacccccgtACCGCCGTCCTAAGGCCCTGGAGCTCCTGGACAAAGCTCGGCCTCCAGGTCATCACCGCCTGCACTTTGGGGGACCCTCTCCAGAAAAGAACGGAGAACCACCTAGCTCCCACCTACTTGGTTGGTCATTAGTTCCATGGAGGCGCTTAAAGAGGAATCAATAATAGCGATAATAGTAAGAACATATTTGTATAGCTCATTGTGCTCATCTGTATGCATTTgttatgatttcacggttggGAGATATAGACACCTGGAAGTATTAGTAGCTGCTGGACAGCGGCAAGGGAGCGGGCCGCCAGCAAAAGGGAAGGGGCAGGCGCAGTCGATTAAACCGTGGAAAGGGTACCGGGCAGGTAGGAAAGCAGCGCCGGAAGGCTGGTCAACGGCCCAGCGGAAGGAAAAGggcttttttctctcttaagaGACGCTCGTTCTTTCCTGCACCCTTGCGTGGTCTTGGAGGGCCCAATCCCTTGGCTCTCCTGTTCcgttcccccttccccacttggaaAGGTGGCTCAGTCCTTCCCGCACGCGACCCGCCGGCGGTTGGGCCGGATGCAGGAAGTTTCTAATTGGCTGAGTCGCAGAAGCACCGGGTGAAAAGAGCTCTGCCGGCGGCGCGCCCTAGTCCGGGCGTAGCCAACACCGTACGGCAAAATGGCGGCCCCCAGGTAGTTTGGGACGCCCTGAGGAGGCAAAAGCGCCCCCTACTGGTCACAGGAAAGGGAGCCGCAGACTGTGTGGGCGTCACTGGAGATGGGGGCGGGTCTACCACCACTTCCTGCCGCAGGGTGAGGCGTGGTCCGGGCGCCGTACGACAATATGGCCGCGCCTATGTGGCTGTAGGCGGAAACTCGGCGGCTTCCGGTCCAGAGAAGGGCCTgcggtgggagggggaaggaaggcgGAGGGAACCATGCGAGGTTCTGAGATCAGCAGCGAGGGTCGCCTCGAGAGACCGTTTCTGAGGTGGGGGCCGGACGGTGTGGGGAGCGAAGGCGGGGGCGGGAATGTCGAGGGAGAGGTATTGGGGAGTCCCGGGCGCTGAGTCTGAGGGACAAGCTATGGTACCTTCCTTCCTATCCCTGAAGGGGAGTGGGGTGGCCGGGGGCcgaactgggggagggggacttgGCGGGAAGCTCATCTAGAGGAAGGGGTCAGACGCCAGGTTGGGATTTGAGAGGAATCGGGACAGCTCACTGCTGGGCTCACAATCGGTTACAggtcacagagagagaatgggggaaattCGGGTGGGGTAAGAGGGAGGGGATTGAGGTGAGATCTCTCCAACCTGACGCCCCGGTTTGAGGAGCCCCGTCGGAGGGCGGAGTATGAAGATAATTCAcggaggagaaaggggaatggATTATTGGGAGGGAACCTCCTTCACCTCAGAGAGTCTAGGAGTTGGGGGTGATCCTTCAGGATGGGATGAGGTTGTGGATTTGACGTGTTTGAGAGCGAAACGGGGAAGGCTCAGGAGGTGGTGCTGCCGGGGGTGTGGTATCTGCGAGGGAACGTCGAGGGAATCTGGAGTGCAATGTGGGAGGCGGTCCAGGGGTTGGAAGAATCAACTTGGCAAGTATGAGAATTGGGGAAATGAATGTCTGAGAAGTGGGgcaatgaaacagaaagaaagcttGGATATCGACAAGAGGggtggagctgggggtggggacttAGGGGTTTCAGGTGGTTTGGGGCTTCCTTATGTAAAGGGCCAGAAAAGCATATGGTACTAACAGTTGCTGGAAGACAGGCAGTTGAGGACACTGTTGGGCAGGGCTGGGTGTTACTGAAACCCAAGAAGATTGGAAAGTGTGTGAGATGAGGGATGGGCTGTGCTGGAGGGGCTCTTTCTGAGGCCCCATCCCCTTCCAGCAGGAGTTCCGAAATCCCCAACACCTCCTCCCTCCGGGGGATTTGATCCCCCATGGCCACCGCTAACAGCATCATCGTGCTGGATGATGATGACGAAGATGAAGCAGCTGCTCAGCCAggtccctcccacccaccccccaatccGGCCTCACCCCGGCCAGAAGCCCCTGGCTCCTCTCAGCCCCATGGGGCTGGAGGAAGCAGTAGTTCTGGCGGCAAGAAATGCTACAAGTTGGAGAATGAGAAGCTGTTTGAAGAGGTGAGCTTTAGGGGAGAAGATTCTTGTACCCCAGGGAGGGGGATGGCTGACTGGCTCTCCTGTACTTTCTTCCCCACTAACCCCACCTCGCCTTCtttctctcaacccctccccttGTCTCTTTCCCCCTACCTCTTCCCCTGAATCCTCTAGTTCCTTGAGCTGTGTAAGACGCAGACAGCAGACCACCCTGAGGTGGTCCCATTCCTCTATAACCGGCAGCAGCGTGCCCACTCTCTGTTTTTGGCCTCGGCGGAGTTCTGCAACATCCTCTCTCGGGTCCTATCTCGGGCCCAGAGCCGGCCAGCTAAGCTCTATGTCTACATTAATGAGCTCTGCACTGTTCTCAAGGCCCATTCAGCCAAGAAGAAGCTGAACCTGGCCCCTGCTGCCACCACCTCTAGTGAACCCTCTGGGAATAACCCTCCCACAGACCCCTCCTCGGACCCCACAAATGCTGAGACCACTGCCTCTGAGGCCCCAAGGACCCGTGGTTCCCGGCGGCAGATCCAGCGCTTGGAGCAGCTGCTAGCGCTCTATGTGGCTGAGATCCGGCGGCTGCAGGAAAAGGAGTTGGATCTCTCAGAGTTAGATGACCCAGACTCCACATACCTGCAGGAGGCAAGGTTGAAGCGTAAGCTGATCCGCCTCTTTGGGCGGCTGTGTGAACTCAAAGACTGCTCTTCACTGACGGGCCGTGTCATAGAACAGCGCATCCCCTACCGTGGCACCCGCTACCCAGAGGTTAACAGGCGCATTGAGCGGCTCATCAACAAACCAGGGCCTGATACCTTCCCTGACTATGGAGATGTACTGCGGGCTGTGGAGAAGGCAGCTGCTAGGCACAGCCTCGGCCTCCCACGACAGCAGCTCCAGCTCATGGCTCAGGATGCCTTCCGAGATGTGGGCATCAGGTTACAGGAACGACGCCACCTTGATCTCATCTACAACTTTGGCTGTCACCTCACAGATGACTATAGGCCAGGTAGGGATTAGTGAGATGCCTGTCAACAACCCTTATATGTCAGATGTTTGGTGGAGGGGGGATCTCTCTTGTCCCTTCTTCTAGGGTTTGGGCTGAGTACTCTGACTTTATATCTTCCCACGTAGGCATTGACCCTGCACTGTCAGATCCTGCCCTAGCCCGGCGCCTGCGAGAAAACCGGAGCTTGGCTATGAGCCGGCTGGATGAGGTCATCTCCAAATATGCAATGATGCAAGACAAGAGTGAGGAGGgcgagagacagaagagaagggcTCGGCTTCCCCAAGCCACCTCTTCCCACTCTGCAGACTCCCCCAAAGCCTCCTTGGATTCTGGTGAGGTATGGAAGGGATAAATCCTTCAGACAGACCTTGTCCTTCCCCTGCACTAGCTAGCAGGGAGTTTAGAGTGACTGACTGGGAAAAGTGCAGAAGGAACCCGAGAACCAGACCCTCTGGGACAAGGGATTCCTTAGAGAAATTCCTTTGTCCCCCAGGGCCCTAGTGGAATGGTGTCCCAGGAATGCCCTACCACCTCCAAGGCAGAGACAGATGATGAAGAAGATGAGGAAagtgatgaggaagaggaagaagaggaagaggaggaagaagaggaagaggaagaagaagaggaggaggccaCAGATTCTGAAGAAGAGGAGGATCTCGAACAGATGCAGGAAGGTCAGGGGGacgatgaagaggaggaggaggaggaggaggaggaagcaggtaTGTCAAGGAAACAGTCCCCTCATGTGTCGGTTCCCTCTACTCTTTTGGATGTGAACCACCTGTTTGagacccttccctccctcctcttacTCTCAGCAGTATTCTTTCCCTTAGTTCTCATGctgcctctcccctcttttcttcttttccaggtCAGGATGGAGACAAGAGCCCTATGTCCCCACTGCAGCAGATCTCCGCTGAAAAAAACCTGGAATCTAGCAGAGGGATCAGCAAGTCTGTGGGGGAGCAGCAGAACAAAGGACTCATAATGTCACCATCTTCACTGTCAGAAGACGCCTTGGCCCCCTCCAGCATAGATGCTGAAAGCAACGGAGAACACCTTGAGGAGTTACCCCTGGAGGAAGAGAGCCCCATGTCTCAGCTCTTTGAGCTCGAGATCGAAGCCTTGCCCCTGGATACCACTCCTTCCCCTGAGGAGAGGGACGtttcttcttccaggaagcaATCAGAGGACCCCCTCACCACTGTCTTGGAGAATGGAGCAGCCATGGTCACCTCCACTTCCTTCAATGGAGGTGTGTCTCCTCACACCTGGGGAGATTCCTGTCCCCCGTGCAAGAAATCCCGGAAGGAGAAGCAAACTGGAGCAGGGTCATTAGGAAACAGGTAACAATGacaaggaggagaagagggaggccaAGGACAGATTGCAAGGGGCTTTCTGAGAGTATTGAGGAACTGGGTCTGCTGGGAAGAGACTGGATGATTCCCCTCCGGCCTCAGGCTCTTCATACCCCTCCCTATATTTGTGTTTCTGTCCCTAGCTATGTAGAAAGGCAAAGGGCAGTGCATGAGAAGAATGGGAAGAAGGTATCTACCCTGCCCAGCCCACCTTCTCCCTTGACTTCTATGGCCCCAGTTGCTGATTCCTCGACAAGAGTGGACTCTCCTAGCCATGGCCTGGTGACCAGCTCCCTCTGTAGCCCATCTCCAGCCCAGTTGTCCCAAGCCCCCCATTCACAACCCTCCCGGCCTGGTACTTACAAGGTAAGAGGGGGAGGCAGTTGTTTCCTGACTTGTCTTTCATTGTCTGTTCAGTTTCAGGCACTCCATCTGAATTTTGCACCCACCACATCCTCTCTCGACCTTTTTTCTAACCCCAGTTTTTAATCTCTGAGAAAtccttccctttgcttcttttACCCCTATATTCCAGACGTCTctttctgactctgtctctcactccctGCAGATGAGTGTGGCCACACAGTGCGATCCAGAGGAGATCATCGTGCTCTCAGACTCTGATTAGCTGCCTCtaccccccactccctgcctccaaAATGTTTTGGAATAGTATTTGGAGGATGGTGGGAAACAGATGACTGAGGAAGGGATTGACTGGGCTAATCCCCTTTTGGtggtgtttctttaaaaacaaaaaaacaaaaaaacaaaaccttaagtTTTACACAGAAACATTAATAAACAATAAAGTTCTTTTCTTATTGTatccctgtcttttccttttccttgttctACTCTCACAGCCGATTGGCACCGGCTGTTCTCTGGTTCAAGGTTAGCCTGGGCCTGGACTACCCCTAGAGCTGTCCTTTGTAGCCTGTCCTTAGCCTGCCTCTCTTTGAGTTCCCTCGGCTTCAGGCCTTCCGCTTGCCCTCTGCCAggcactaaaaagaaagaagaaagaaaggaaaaaaaaagaaatgtgttccaGCCTCCCGAATGTGCTTTACTTTCTCACTTCGAGCGGTTGGAGTAAAAAGGCCAATCAGGGGCCGACTCAAGGTTATTTGGCCAATCCAGACCCGGAGGAAGGGGGCGGGGTTTCAGGGGGACTGTCTGAAGCTGGGAGAGCAGGGCGATTAGATCCAGCAAACCTGCTAATGGCCACAGCTCAGGGGCGGAGCCTAAGCAGCGACGACCAAAACCCTTCGCCAATGGGAAGGGCAGGCTTACGGAATTAAAGGGGAATGAGCGCTTCGGCCGAACCACCAAGTCCTGCGTTTTCAGCAGCGGAAGAGACCTGGTACCTTTAAGGTGGAATGAGACGGCTGTTCTTTAAAGGAGAAGTGGTCTAGTCGGCCGAGTAGTGCCCAGAGGCACGGGCGGGGTACCCGTCTGTGCCTTTAAAGCCGGAGGGGCAGGAGGCGGAGCGGAGGCGGAGGGCGGAGGGAGTCGGCGCAAGATGGCGGCGGGAGGGGCCCAGGCTGCGGCTCTGGCCGCCgagtgaggggcgggggggcccGGGGGCGCGCGGCCCGGTAAGCGGGGACGCGCGGGGTTGGGGGGCGCCTTCCGGGTGGGAGAGGAGGTCGAAGTAGCGCTTGGGGCGGAGCAGAGGGGGGCGGGGTCCTGTGTGGGCGGGGGTAGGCAAGGGGCGGGGCCGAGAGGGCCACGGGGGTGGGCCTTGAAGAGGCGGGGCCGAAAGGGCCAAGGGGCGTGCCTTGAAGGGGCGGGGCTAGAGGTAAGCTGAGGGGCAAAGGGGCCCTTGCTCCCgacagagctgggggggggggggagggcatagcctaaaaagacatggagggagggatggtTTTCGGTACAGGAACAGACTTGCCCCCCTCCTAAGAAAAGGTTGCAAAACACCAGTAAGGTAAATTTTGGAAATTCAGGCTTTCAGGCAAATGGGAAATTCCGAGGGGAGGCACCCCATTCCCCAAGAACACCTTATTTCTCTAATCTACAAGGAAAGAGCACTGGATTAGGAGTCAGGACATCTGTGTTTCCTGGCActgccacttactggctctgtgaccttgggtaatcTCGTAATCtttccgagcctcagtttcctcatctgtcaaatggggttGAGAGGAATACCTGCCTTACAGTGTTGTGGGGAATTACTCGGATAAAGGGTATGAACATGTTTTTAAACTGTAGAGGGAAGGGCTGTGTTATTATGAGATGTTatcattcttctctctttttcttcccagagACCCCCCCGGccgccctcctccttcccttgttCCTGTGGCTGGGGGGGTACCCCCTCCCTCCACGCCATGGAgccatctcctctctctcccagtgGGGCAGCACTCCCCCTGCCTCTGTCactggccccacccccactgcccctgccTGCAGCTGCAGTGGTCCACGTGTCCTTCCCTGAGGTGACCAGTGCCCTTCTGGAGTCCCTCAATCAGCAGCGGCTACAGGGCCAGCTCTGCGATGTGTCCATCCGAGTGCAGGGCCGGGAGTTCAGGGCTCATCGTGCTGTCctggctgcctcctccccttACTTCCACGACCAGGTTTTACTCAAGGGCATGacctccatctctctgcccagcGTCATGGACCCGGGCGCCTTCGAGACTGTCTTGGCTTCCGCTTACACTGGTCGCCTCAGCATGGCTGCTGCTGACATTGTCAACTTCCTCACAGTGGGGTCGGTGCTCCAAATGTGGCACATCGTGGATAAGTGCACTGAACTCCTCCGTGAAGGCCGGGcctcagccaccaccaccaccatcaccactgctGCTGCCACTTCTGCCACTGTCCCTGGTGCTGGGGTCCCATCGGGGAGTGGGGCCACTGTGGCCCCTGCCACCATGGGCCCTGTGCGCTCCCATGCCTCCAGCCGAGCCAGTGAGAATCAGTCCCCCAGCAGCAGCAACTACTTCAGCCCCCGAGAGTCCACTGATTTCTCATCTTCTTCCCAAGAGGCATTTGCAGCTTCTGCAGTGGGCAGTGGGGAACGTCGAGGAGGTGGCCCTGTATTCCCAGCCCCTGTGGTTGGCAGTGGCGGGGCTACCTCTGGGAAGCTGCTGCTGGAGGCAGATGAGCTCTGCGATGATGGGGATGGGAGAGGTGCTGTGGTCCCTGGGGGTGGGCTCCGGCGGCCCACCTATGCACCCCCCAGCATCATGCCACAGAAACACTGGGTATATGTGAAGCGGGGTGGAAACAGCCCAGCACCGGCACCCCTCGTTCCCCAAGACCCAGATCTggaagaggatgaggaggaggaagacctGGTGTTGACCTGTGAGGATGATGAAGATGAAGAGCTCGGGGGTGGCTCCAGGGTTCCCGAGGCTGGAGGACCAGAGGCTACCCTTAGCATAAGTGATGTCCGGACCCTGACTGAGCCTCCGgacaagggagaggagcaggtcAATTTCTGTGAGTCCTCCAATGACTTTGGCTCCTATGAGGGTGGGGGTCCTGGGGCGGGGCTTGATGATTCTGGGGGGCCAACCCCTTCCTCCtatgccccctcccaccctccgaGGCCCCTGCTTCCCTTGGACATGCAGGGCAACCAGATCCTGGTCTTCCCATCgtcttcatcctcctcctcctcttcctcctcctcacaggCCCCAGGCCAGCCACCAGGGAACCAAGCTGAACACGGGGCGGTGACTCTGGGGGGCacctcagcagggagcctgggcaTGCCTGGTGGTGCTGGGGGGACCCCTGGAGGGGCAGGCAGTGGGGATGGGAATAAGATCTTTTTGTGCCACTGTGGGAAGGCCTTCTCCCACAAGAGCATGCGAGATCGGCATGTGAACATGCACCTCAACCTGCGGCCCTTTGACTGCCCCGTGTGCAACAAAAAGTTTAAGATGAAGCACCACCTGACCGAGCACATGAAGACACACACAGGTCTCAAACCCTACGAGTGTGGCGTCTGCGCCAAGAAGTTCATGTGGCGAGACAGCTTCATGCGCCACCGGGGACACTGTGAGCGCCGGCACCGCCTGGGCGGGGGCGGACCCGGACCCGGAGGGCCCGCTGGGCCAGCCCTGCCGCCCAAGAGAGAGTCTCCTGGAGTGGGTGGGGGCAGCGGCGACGAGGCGAGTGGGGCCACGCCCCAGTCTAGCCGAAGGGTCTGGTCCCCACCCAGTGTCCACAAGGTGGAGATGGGCtttggtggaggaggaggaacaaaCTGAAGGGGGGGCTCCTGGAGGCAGCTTTCGGGGAAGAGGAAACTGGGAGCACCAGCCAGGGGCGCTGTGGCCCTCGGGTGATCTCCCACCACGCTTACTGTCTTCCTTATCTCTACCGGacttgtatatattttggagGGGGAACAATGTTGCACCATCGGCCACCCCATTccatccctcagcccctctcccacaaAGTATCCCTGGAACTAAGTCCTTCCTTTCCCTCAGCTCCAGACTAGGGCGCatatggtggtggggggagggaaaggggctaTGGAGCATCCTGGAGTCACAGGGTCAAGGGTCAGGTGGTTGTAGTCTGTACCTGAAGTCTGTGTTTGTGTTGTTGTGGGGACCAGGTTTTGAGCCCCACCCTTGTCCTAGAACCTACCCCACCCCGCTAAGGACGTGCCCTTTATTTCCACCCTAATCCCTCCTATTTCTCCTTGGGGGACCTCCAACTGGATTCTCATTGAGGAGGGAGTGAAGACAAGGAGGGAATATAAGTCGTAAGAAtacaaggtttttattttaaatcttattttttttaaaatggtgattaaaatatttattggtcaTTTCACTTGGCTTGCCAGCAGCCCCTATGTGTTTGCtggggatccgaagcaggttggGGAAAAGGGAATAACGGTTCTCTAGGAAGTAGTTTCTGGAAGGAGGGCACCGAGGGGGAGCCTAGGGTTGGGGAGGGTTTCTGGAAGTGGGTGGTGCTGTGTGGTCCaagagggaggggcggggcggggcggggctgaggTCCCCAGATCTGAACTGGAGATAGTGTTCCGGGATCTGTGCCTGGCCTGTGCGGAAAGCACCTGCCTCCCACGTGGCCTCACCCAACCAGAGGGGATTTCCGGCGACTCTCCAGCCGGCctttcaaggaaaatgaaagtgaaaggGAGAAGTGGAGGTTTCAGAGCTGAGCGGATCGCTGCGCCATGAagcccctgtctctgctcctctccgtGGCTTTGGGTGAGCGAACCCCGAGACTCTGCTCAAGAACAGGGAAGAGGCGGAGGGAGGTGACCCACCACGCGCCAGACGCTGGGGGTGCGGGACGAGGGTCGCCTGACCTCTGGACCGCTCCCTCACTCGCGCCCCTCTCCTCCAGGCTTGGTGACCGCCGTCTCGGCGGGACCCGCGGTGATAGAGTGCTGGATGGTGGAGGACGCGGGCGGGGGCCGCCTGACCAAGAAACCCGCCGCACTGCTGCTGCGCCAGGGCCCAGGGAGACTACCTCCCCGGCCGGACCTCGAACCCGAGCTCTACCTCAAAGTGCGCGGTGAGTCATCCCGGACTCGCCCTCAACTCCCACTTCCACCGAAACCCCCTCCTCTTTAGGTCGCACTGTGacctcaggcctcagtttccccttgtaAAATGAGCCTGGATTACCTGTAAATCTCTCACTACTGGGTAGTTTGTGCATTTGGAATTCCCTGGACGCTGCCCTCCCCGTCGCGTTCCTGGTGGTGACTACAGCAGCAATTCCCTTGTCGGCGCTCACAGACCCCGCGGGAGCCCTGCAGGCTGCCTTCAGGCGGTACCCCTCGGACGCCCCTGCGCCACACTGCGAGATGAGCCGCTACCTCCCGCTCCCTGCCTCAGCGAATTGGGCCAGTGCCTTGACCCCGGAGCAGAGCTGCCCTCGGGCCCTGGATGGGACTTGGCTCATGGTCAGCGTGTCCAGCCCGATCTTAAGTCTCTCCAGCTTCCTGAGACCAGAGTCCGAGCCTCAGCCGGAACCTAATCTCATCACCATGGTAACAGGTAGCTGGGACGGGGAAGTAGAGGTGAACGGGTAGATTCTAAGGGTCTAGATCGGCCTGTGACTCGCTCTGTGGAACTTAATTGGAACTAATTGGGGCTTAGTTTCCTTACTTGTAAAGCAAGGCGGTTCGGCTAAGATTAAACAATCTACCGCTAACAGCTTATTCTAGCTCCTGCCCAGTTGAAAACAACCACCCACAACCTGCGGTTTGGGGGTGGGGCTTCGTGGAGTTCCCAGGGGCAGAGCTTTGGGAAGAGTGGCTGACTTTCCCTACACTGGACGTTGAGTAACTTGTAAGGGAATGGGGTTTGGGAGGGGCTCAGAAGcaggaaaatttttttctcctctcctcctggaTCTTTATCTTGCGTTTCACTCTGTTTCAAAAaccagggttcaagccccatccGTGCCCACATCCGGAACTTCTGCACTTAGCAAAACAAAGGCTCTTGCGCTCTAGAGCGTTGACATTTTCTGACTGCCCCTTTCCTATAGTTCGTGAGGATGCGCTGATTCTGTGGTCACCAAATGGTGGACTTGGAGGAAGAGACAGGGCAGGAGACCTGATGGTTTCCACTGCAAAGACCCATTTCTGTGCATGGTGCAACGCGGTTTTGATGCCCAGGGGTCTGGCACTTTGCCGAGAGGAGGCATGAGAAGGAAGTGGGCAGATAAAAACAATCAACTGGGTATTTAGGAGCTCACCTTTCTCGCAGCAGAAGGTGGGTAGGATATGAGTAGTCATTGGCTTCCCTCAATCTTGTGcgactttttttaaaagtttaaagttgatttaaattttatgtatgtatgttaagtaatctctacgctcagcctggggctcgaactcaagaccctgagatcaaaagccaTATGCTctttggactgagccagccaggcttccctTGTGCCATTGTTTGTAAATGACACAGCCCAACCAGCAGATAAACCCCAGCTGAGGGCTgtaccctcccttcccttccccaggaccGTTTTCCTGCTACCCTCCTCCCTGAGAGTGAATCACCTACAGGACCAGGGAAAGGGACTCAGCAACTGCCTAATCACCTCTGCCTACACTTCTGTTCTTAGCTCCCAGGACTCATCCTaggcaggggcagaggcaaaCTGCTCCTTGTGGGGATAGTAGCTCTCTCCAGTGGCAAGGAGTATTTCCCAGGGCTTCTGGCTTCACTGAGGTGGGGGTGACAACATACTTTTTCTCTGAGTCTATTTTTCCAACTGTAAAATGTGGATGCTGTTTCCTATCCGCCTTTCTGTTGTGACTATCATGTGACTATCATATCACTTTGTTAATGTATTCACTGGTTCAATATTTATTAGCACCAAGGATAAATTAGGGCCCAGTGGTTCTCAGTCCAGGCTGCAAGTAAGAGTCCTGTTGGAAGTTTCTAAAATGTACTGAATatagggacgcctaggtggctcagtcagttgtgttaGCCTCTtgctttaggctcaggtcatgatctcatggttggtgagttccggCCCGAGgaggggattttctctctctctctctctctctgcccctccctcattcatgtaCCAgagctcactcactctctcaaaataaataaataaacttaaaaaaataataaaatacactgaATCCTACCACTCCAGGAGAATTAAGTCAGAATCTTGGGGTAGCCCTGGACATTTTTAAGAGTCAAGAACAcgatcagggggcacctgggcggctcactcagttaagctgctgactcttgatttccactcaggtcatgatctcagggttcctgagtttgagccctgggtcaggctctgcagggctgtctgtctgtctgtctgtctccctctgtctgccccttccacttgtgtgtgctctctctctctctctctctcctctctctctctggaaaacaaaaaaaaaaaaaggtgatcaGATGTAGATTCTGCTCTCTAGAAGGTTCTCAGCAGGTTTGTCATGGGTAATTGTAATGTAGAGTAGAAAGCAATTTGGGCCATTAGAGTAGTACAGATAGGGAGCCA
This region includes:
- the ZBTB22 gene encoding zinc finger and BTB domain-containing protein 22 → MEPSPLSPSGAALPLPLSLAPPPLPLPAAAVVHVSFPEVTSALLESLNQQRLQGQLCDVSIRVQGREFRAHRAVLAASSPYFHDQVLLKGMTSISLPSVMDPGAFETVLASAYTGRLSMAAADIVNFLTVGSVLQMWHIVDKCTELLREGRASATTTTITTAAATSATVPGAGVPSGSGATVAPATMGPVRSHASSRASENQSPSSSNYFSPRESTDFSSSSQEAFAASAVGSGERRGGGPVFPAPVVGSGGATSGKLLLEADELCDDGDGRGAVVPGGGLRRPTYAPPSIMPQKHWVYVKRGGNSPAPAPLVPQDPDLEEDEEEEDLVLTCEDDEDEELGGGSRVPEAGGPEATLSISDVRTLTEPPDKGEEQVNFCESSNDFGSYEGGGPGAGLDDSGGPTPSSYAPSHPPRPLLPLDMQGNQILVFPSSSSSSSSSSSSQAPGQPPGNQAEHGAVTLGGTSAGSLGMPGGAGGTPGGAGSGDGNKIFLCHCGKAFSHKSMRDRHVNMHLNLRPFDCPVCNKKFKMKHHLTEHMKTHTGLKPYECGVCAKKFMWRDSFMRHRGHCERRHRLGGGGPGPGGPAGPALPPKRESPGVGGGSGDEASGATPQSSRRVWSPPSVHKVEMGFGGGGGTN
- the DAXX gene encoding death domain-associated protein 6, giving the protein MATANSIIVLDDDDEDEAAAQPGPSHPPPNPASPRPEAPGSSQPHGAGGSSSSGGKKCYKLENEKLFEEFLELCKTQTADHPEVVPFLYNRQQRAHSLFLASAEFCNILSRVLSRAQSRPAKLYVYINELCTVLKAHSAKKKLNLAPAATTSSEPSGNNPPTDPSSDPTNAETTASEAPRTRGSRRQIQRLEQLLALYVAEIRRLQEKELDLSELDDPDSTYLQEARLKRKLIRLFGRLCELKDCSSLTGRVIEQRIPYRGTRYPEVNRRIERLINKPGPDTFPDYGDVLRAVEKAAARHSLGLPRQQLQLMAQDAFRDVGIRLQERRHLDLIYNFGCHLTDDYRPGIDPALSDPALARRLRENRSLAMSRLDEVISKYAMMQDKSEEGERQKRRARLPQATSSHSADSPKASLDSGEGPSGMVSQECPTTSKAETDDEEDEESDEEEEEEEEEEEEEEEEEEEEATDSEEEEDLEQMQEGQGDDEEEEEEEEEEAGQDGDKSPMSPLQQISAEKNLESSRGISKSVGEQQNKGLIMSPSSLSEDALAPSSIDAESNGEHLEELPLEEESPMSQLFELEIEALPLDTTPSPEERDVSSSRKQSEDPLTTVLENGAAMVTSTSFNGGVSPHTWGDSCPPCKKSRKEKQTGAGSLGNSYVERQRAVHEKNGKKVSTLPSPPSPLTSMAPVADSSTRVDSPSHGLVTSSLCSPSPAQLSQAPHSQPSRPGTYKMSVATQCDPEEIIVLSDSD